AAGGCCAAACGTCAATATTAAGAGTTGTCCAAATCACGGTTAGGTAGTTGAGCGGTGGTCACGGATCTGTGTGGTTGAGGGGTCTTGTAAATGTCATAGTAGTATGGGGTAGTTGAGAAATTATTGTTCCATTTATTGCTATAATCCTTGTGGTTCATGACTCATGATTTATGCCTCTTGGATCCACGATGAAAATTCATTAAGATATGCGACGAAAAATTAGATTGCTTAGAGCAGTTGATTATTGTGAAAAAAAGTTAGCCCAAAAATGGAGTGAACATTGAGTGGTAACAAGGGTAGACACTATAAATAAAGTGGGACTAATTGGGAGATTAATTAGGTTGATAAGAATAGATAAACACGAAAGATCCTATTGCATCAAACATAATGATTCTTCTTCCAAGAATGATTAAGAAAGTCAGGTAAAAAAATACGTTTAAAGATCAAAAGCGATCGTGATCTTCAAATGGTCAATGAAGTGACTAAAGATTATTTCCAAGATATCAGGATTCTATCTATGTAAATTTGGACGGGCAAAATTATTTGATACATATGTTTATGAGAATAGTGGATAGACAATGGATTAATTGAGATGTGCATAAGCTTATATGAGTATCAGttttgcaaaaaagaaaaactaAGGTACAGTAAAATATGTGAATCAGGGGACATTATTTGCCTAGTGATAACCAAAGATATTCAGATAAGCTAACACAGAGTTCAACTCCTGTAGATGTGAGGCCCAATAGAACCTTGGTGGAGCTCACATACTTGATCAGTACCCACCAAGGCCCCAGCAAGATAGAATTTGGACCATAACTTGAAAGGGCGTTTGCTTATAACTAAAGGTATATAACCACTTGCCTAATTAATCAAAGCACATGTAAATTACATAAAACAAAAGATCATTAGGTAAGGAATTGTATTAGAATAAAGGAGTGCATCTTGACCTGTCTAAGATTTTGAAATGGCTTGGCTCCAAAAGGGACCTACTCAGTATGGCATGATTGACATTATTGAGAATTATGTTTAGATAGTTAAGTAGGTATACTGGTATAATATTAATCTGGTTAACATCAAGACATAGCTTAAGGAAAAGACGGCGTGCATAATGCTTTTAAAACTAATAATTGTAACAAGCATAATGCTCATTTTTTATGATGATACCAAATACAGTGCCCAAATTATAATTTGCTTCTTGGGCTTGCCTAGATATTTTCTTCAGTCTCCCCTAGCAAAGTCGTGGTTATGGCATTTCAAGGTAGGGGTGGAAAGGGATGAAGAAAAGATTTTGAAGAACATAAATGGACTGCTTATTTCAATTATTTCATTTTCTGGATTGGAGTGCTTATTTCATATAGAATAGAATATCAAACAGGGAAAGTTCTAATAGCTGTATGGATTTTCCTCAGAAAACTACAAATTCAAACtcaattaaataaattaataCCCATGAATTACTCCATTCATCTCAATTGGAGTATTTGACTGGACAAAAATTATGGAGTAGCAAAGAAAGAAGACCCTCAAGACATACACCAAAATATGTACTTAGCAAAGAAAGAAGACCCTCAAGACATACACCAAAATATGTACTTAGAAGATTATAAAAAGCACACATCTGTTACCATGTAAATTCTCTATCAGAATAAGTGTGTGAATACAAAATTATAGTTCAAGATTAAGTCAAATACGTAGTTTCTAAACAAAGAGTGTTCACCTTTTTTAAACGGATAAAAAGAGTGTGAAACGTAATTGAGAGAAGGAATACTACTTACGAGCTTATGACATAGGAGCATGAGGCAATTCAATGACAAAAAAGGTAAAAAAATCTAAATTGCAATTTCatttgggcaatttgcacgattggtctttaatttttagcctTCGCTTAAAAAGTAACTGAAAGCATTTTGAGGTTCCATGCTTAAAATCCAAcagagtaaaaaataataataatttcagaGACggataaaattacataaaacctATACCGAAGACGCCAGACTTTTTGTTAACGCATAACTAAAAATCTTTCGGAGATGGGTCAATATCATAATTATGCAGTAGCCGAAACCCAATCGACCACTATCTGGATAAAGTTAAGGACATATCCGACATTTCAATGATGATAACAACCGATCACGTGACATCCTGATCAACTCAATGTTCACAAGCCAGGTGGCTAAAAGCCAAAGGTAGAAAGACGCCGGCTTTGTCACGTCATCTTATCCTTATATACGTGCTCTTAAATCGAACCCTTCTTTTCATCTCAGATCTACCAGATTAAAATCTACGGCCAATAATCAATCTTATCCCACAAATCTGCTCAATAAATAACACTCCTCATGGCTTCACTTAACTCCTCAATAGAACACAACAATACGAGAAGGTTCTATCTGAACGGACATAGTAGTTTTTTGTTTTTCTGTTCCTTCTTCTCTTAACGTGAGCCGATTTCGCTAACTTGCGCCATGAGCTTACTTGACAAGCTATGGGATGACACTGTTGCCGGTCCCAGGCCAGATAGTGGTCTGGGGAAACTCCGGAAGTATTCTACTTTTAGCCCCCGTTCATCAAATTCCGGCAAGGGTACGCTTTTGTTGCTATCTTGCGCCGGTGTTTGTTGATCCATTAATAGACGAATCAGTATTTGTTGTAATTCGTTTAGcgaatctgttttttttttttttttttttgttttttgcgtCCAAAGCAAGTCTGAATTAATAACTTATAACGTACTATTATATTTATACACTTATATTGATTTGTACGATATAATAAAATCTAGATCGATGGTTGATGTTACATAATTTGACGTATCTGTTGTTTTCGTAAGGATCTGATCATTAAAGGTTAACCCTGTTCCGACTAAATTTGATGAAGTTAACTCAGACAGATCAATGACTTTCCCCCCTTTAATAAGTACTAGATGATAACTTatcaaaaaaagaaggaaaaaaggcCATTTTGATAGAAAATTCTGAAAATTTTTCCGTTACCATAAATATATTCGATTCTGATGgagcatttttttttccttttttctttttgcttcAGAATCAGAAGTTTCTACACCGAGATCCTTCACTGATGAAGCAAGTGAGGACGCGGTGAAAGTGACCAGAAGTATAATGATAGTAAAGCCATCTGGCAGTCAGAATAGAGACTCACCTCCCGTTTCTCCTGCCGGTACTACACCTCCGGTATCTCCTTTTGCCGGTAAGGTGTCATTTTTTGGGGTAAATCATTTTATTAATGGATAAAAgagaaattttaaagttaaaattctttttaaatatagaaaaataacAATTTTTTAGACACCTGTATCACATATGAGTATTTTGACTGTAACAATTTCAATGAACAGtcactctttttttttcatttttttaaggtTATACGATTTCGGAAGATGATCTAGAATTCAGTCGATCACCTTTATTAAAAGTCGATAATAGAGTAAATTGATAATAGAGTGGTTCTTCTAGCAAAAAGTGATATACGTTTTATTGTAACATTTGTTGATGTACCTCATAATTGAATTGTACAAAGTGTCAAATGTCATGTTTCACCTGGTCGTTTAAATCGACCTTTATTTGGGTACAACGAGGAAGAGTTTAATTGTGGTTAGTGCAGTGAGATTTGTGGAACTATCACATGTTTCCGATCTTGCTTGTTCCTATAACCTGTTTTCCCGCCGCCACCTTTGCCGGATCGTACCATTAGAATAATTGCTTGATTCTTAACTCTAAGTGCCCTCCAGGAAAGGGGGAGAATTAGAGATCTAGAAGAATCTTGTAAGGTTATTTTTGTAAATTTAGTTTTAGAATTAGAACAATAATTGGGGTGTATAGAGTCAAGGGGCAAATGTGTAATTTTGCGGATATTGACACATTTTAGCGGATAATGCGAGGCAATAATGCAGGCCATTAGGTGGATGTGATTATTTTAATTTAGTGGTGGTCCCTGAGAAAGTGATATCCTTCCTAGAGTCCACTGATGTGTTTAAAAGACAAAATTGGTGTTTTGCCACATATACGTACTGAATACTGTGCATGGCTCTGCTTATTAGCTTACACATATAGCCTATAATTGAATAACTAGCTCTCCTTATACCAGCTTGGATGGTGGTCCAGTTTACTTTGATCCTCCTTATCCTGTTACTCGGCCCACGTTGCCATTTTGGTCAAAACATCAAATTTAGAAATCAAGGACCTAGCCCGACCCCTTTCAAAGAGACGTATCTATCTGTGCGGATAATATATGCTGGATTTCTTATCTTTTTGTTTTGTATAAGAGTGTAGTAATTGATTACCTATGATGGGGAATCGAGACACAATCCTAGAGGGAACGGAATATTAGTGGCGGACAATATACAGGGATTTTCTACTAGCTGGTCTGTATATTCTTTGATTTCTCACTCCCTTCCCCTTCCTCTTTTCCAGCCAGATAAATATTACAACCATTTGAGTTTTGATAGTTTTACATCTACTGGCATTGATTCCATAGTTTATGTCGGAGTTAGAGGTGTTATCTTATTGTTTTGTTAGAAATATTTACTGTATTGGTTAGCTAAGTGAGATCAAGGCACAATTTCAATGGGAAAAGATGTAAATTCATTGTTATGTGATAGTATTTAAAGGTTCTCTACTAGTTCATGTATTCTTGGATTCTGCTCCCCTGCCCTTCTCTCACACAGTAAGATAAACATTACAACCAATGACGTCTGTATTTCTTACATGGAACAATGCCGAATCCCATAGTCTATATGCAGGAGTTGAGTTCATATCATATGGTTAGAGGCAGAGCCAGAatttgaagcttgtgggttcgggatTCTAATTCGTTTAAGTGTTCTAAATTaacaatttatacatattcaatgaatttttcAACACAAATACAGGATTTAGATCAAAGTTACTGGGTTCGTCCGCATCCCCGACTACCatgctagctccgcccctgcataTGGTTTTAGTAAAGATATAGTTGATTCTCACCTATCACGAAAGTAATTGATTAACGTAGGAAATGTGAATGACCTAGCCACACAAGGGCTGTGGTTTTGCTGTCTGCTCAATTTTAGTGTTGCACTTGCATGCCTGTGGCCACACATAGCAAAGTGTTCAATGCATGATTGCAGATAAATTATGAGGTCTGGAATGGTTCTGTTTACCTAAAAAGAGTACAGTTACATTTGTTTGTGGTTTAAAGAATACGTGAATTGATTTGTTATAAATAATGAATAAATAGCTAATAATAAGTACGAAAATCAGGCCAGTAAGTCAATGTAAAGCATAGATGAAATAATTGAGCTTGGGCTTGTATGATTCTCAGAGAGAATTTTTTGATAAGTTTTCCTTCAGTGGAGCACTTGCATGCCTTAGCTTTTGATAAATAGGTGTTGATCCAGGGTAAAAGAATAGTAAAAATATGCAAATTATAAAGGCTGAATTGCATAAATTAGTGTAAGAATGTGTATTTCGATGATCTTTACAGTGAGATATTAGGCCCCTTTTATAGTTGATAATCATCGGATTTGAGCTGTAAATCTAGCTTAATAACGGAAAATAATGGACAATAAATGCTACTTTAATTCtgaagtgttttaacttttgctACGAATCTGGACCGGTAATGTGACGTTCATCTTCCATAAATGACTCGAACCAACTAGTATGGAAGAGTTGCTCCGGGTTTATTTGGGATTTCTTGTTCCGACCAGATAAAATGACTAAGTAACGTTTTAACTCTTAATTGCCACGTGTTCCATTCTCATCATGCCACTTGTAGAGCTTTACTTTATCATGTATACCAGTTCCGTTTAAACTTATTAGAATTTCAGCTAATTATCTTAAGAGATGCAGAGATCCCAGTATTAGCttttgattcacttggattcaaAAATTGACCTTTTGCATTAGAATTAAAACTTTCAGCGTTTGATGGCAGAGTGCTCTTGTAGAGTGGGAGACTAATTATTATTTGATGTGTGGTGATGATGATCAGGTTCGGCAGGGAGAGACGCATATCGGTTCCGCAGGCGATCAGCATCGTTCGCATACGAGAATGCCAATGGGGTTGGACCCAGAAGCCCTCGTCCTCCTTACGACCTGTGAGATATAGTcgagtttttgtttttttgttaccCCTCTTGAGGCAGCTGAATGTACTCGACATCCTTGACATGTTCCTGGTTGAGAATGTTGTGTTCTGTGGTCTTGTAACAGGTGGTGTGGAGTGTGCTTAATTTTGTATATAGTGTTAGTGGTGTTTATGTTGTGACGAAGGTTTAGCATAAGCTGCAAGCAATGAAGTTCGTCATGTAGTCTGCTTTGTATCCGAGGTTTCCTTTTTAATGCTATATTATGGTTTTCTTGTCTTGGAAATGTTGATCACAGACCTTTCACTTTGATTGTTTATTAGTTAATCAACGTACAGTTGGTCTTTTGTGATGGCGAAACAAGAAACAAACATCTCAACTTTAGTCTAATTAGGACCCAATGGGTGAAGAGAGAAAGAGGGTCACGCAAACGAGTTGGAGATTTTATTGAAGATTTTTGTCAAAACACTTTTCTAAGTTGATGTCATCGTTGGCATAATGAGCCCAGTTTCTTCGTTAGAATTGGAAAAGTTGCCCGTCTCTTACGATAATTAGATCATTAATTGCCAAATTGACGAGTAATACTAGAGTCTGGCGCTGCTTAAAGGGGCACCCTTTTCAACCAAAAATTTCAAAAGAGGTATTGGGCTACATGATAAATTAAAACGGGTTAAATGGGTTTATCATATAGTCCTACACGATTTATCAAAATATTAATGGCTTTCCGTCTGTTCCGTCTTcactgaattaaaaaaaaaaatgttagccAAAATAATTTTTGCAAATTGTGTAGGGGTACACCATTTGCCTTAAATAATTTTGGCAAATCGTGTACCCCTTGCGACATGGTTCAACCAGTTCTTAATACGATGCTTCCTTCACTAAATGTAatggatatttttttttttgaaaactggTAATGTATGTAATGGATCACTTTAGTGCTTCTTTCTACTCTTCTTCCTGTATAAACATCACATGCTTATCTAAATGtgcatttattttattattttccaaCTGAACTTCAAGGAGCAACTTTTCACCTCTAGCTTCCCAATTTCTCTCTCAGGTCATTTTCTTTAGTAATGATTAAGATGATGATATTCCTACTACTAGGAATAGAATAAGTGGAAAAGGAACTAAGACAGATCAAGACGAATTAGAGTCTTTACTTATATAGCAACTTTGTTGCTTCTGAATAGATTTTCAGCTTAAAGCTAGTGATCTCAGGGAGAAGTAGGTAAAGAGAAACAATATGTTATCTGCTGGTAGTGGATTTCTTAAACAAATCCAGAATACTTAATGTAAGGTAACTTTCACCGGAACTATGTGCTATAAAAGAACCAAATGGTTTTCTGGGGAACCATTTAGGCGCCGAACTCAGTAATACATGTTCAATATCTGAATTTGGAGTAatgaaacaaaaaacaaaagaaggaaaaagaaaagtggATTTGAAGCGTTAGAAAAAGGATACTTATATCTTCCAACTGCTCGAACTGAAATAACATCAAATTGTTAGAATACATATAATATTAAGACCAAAAATAGGACTTGCTTGGCTTAGAGGCACGTCAAGACATTTCTTGAAGATAGTTGGAGTGTCTCCCATGATCAAACGGAAAAACAAATGACAACTCTATCTTCGGGATTCAACTAAGCCATACAACAAGTAGCATTTAAGAACGTTGCTCTTCTATTCGTGAATCTGTGATTTCACCTTATGATCAATGTCTCTCAAATATTTTCAAGGGAAAGTGTTTTTGGATTGCTTTATTTTACAAGAAAAGAAGAACTATTTATAGGATAAATGTTCTTGTAAGAAGAGTTTTCTTTTAGTAATAGTTATTAATAGGTTCATGAATTTAACAAATAAATAACTAACTTTCAAGAACCTAAAACGTAAAAGACTAAATGAAGTGAAATTTATGAATTCACATTCATCCACTTTGATGATCAAATCTCTTATCAAGTGAattgtttaaaaattaattgaaaCATTTGTTCCAACATGAAGAACAGTAATAAGAAAGGCCTATTTATTGAAATTATTGAATGATTTGCCATTTCCCACACGTATGTTATTTGCACTAATTCTCCTGCTCGTTTTCTCATAAAACAACATCGTCCAGATGGCTAAATTAGAAATGTAGTTACAAATGTGTTTGTTAGAAAATATTGCTCGTTCAATGCCCTATTACACCATGGAGAAGTGAGCACTGAGCGACTAGTGGTATTTAGTAATATTGCAATACGAAGACTTAAAATTCTTAAGTCCGCAGTTTGGTCTACCATTTCAGTTGGGTACTTTCTCGGAAATATTAAGGAAGAATATGAGTGATTCATTCGCGTTATGTAACATTTTTTATTCAAGCAAAGCATGTCTTAATCAAGTAAGATGCCAGTTTCTTTTTTCTTATCTTTTTTTGGTTAACATCTTTCATTCTTAACCATGTTCCATCACTTTTTGTTGCTATGTGTTATTAACTTTGCGACTTAGTCCAGCTAAAGTGCCGGTCATACAAAAAGGATTTcttattttatgcttaaaataaactTGAAATATTATGGTATGAGAGGATAAATGAGAGGTGCATGAATGCTTGACTTGGACCCAACAGAACGATGACTTCTAAAATCTACGGATGCCACTTTCCGGTGACCAAATTAGACAGCGATGGCTTGACTTTGTACCCGATAGACTTTTAAAACCTTTGGTTATTCCTATTATGAACGTAGTTTAGATATCAAATTAGGCATAATTTCATATTTCtttttgatgtatttttatttttgatgttAATTATACAGATCTAAATTTATTGAGATCTTGGAGTACTTTTAGATAACTCTCTCGATGTGGTATAACCAGTTCAAGGATTAGTTATACTTGGATAAACAAATAAAATGACAAATTGTGCTTATCTTTTCAATATTCTCAAggttaaaattgaaaataaacTCTGTctaatttattaaaattaaataCATACTTAAATACATACTTTAAATTACAAATCGTATACCTTTCATTTTTAATGCAATGAGCcaaataatttttatattattacTCCATAATTTACAACTCTTGCATTATGATTTTAGCATAACTTCATCTGTGAAGCGGATAATTCCTAATTGTACTTTCATACAAAACTTGCATATTACAATTAAGCTCATGCGAATTCGTAGAATAAAACAAAGTTATATTCACTAACATATGCTactactcttttttttcttttttttctttttaacacTTATTGTTGTTTAATATTTCAGGACGTTGATTGTTATAGAGACATAGATGGAAAATACATTTTATGAATTTTATTGAACCTAATATTTCTTATATTAAATCCAGAAAAAtatcttgaattgaataaatATTAACTTCTGAATTCATAATTTATAAAGTACGGAGTTTAATTCTAAAAATCTTATCATAAAGATTCAATTAAACCAATTGGGCATAAAATCTAGATCACTCTCAATTAGTATTATAGTTTTCAAGTTATTAACTACTCCATACCAGCTTTTCATAAAGAATCAGTTGTAGTTGAGTTTTAAGTAATTTAATTGTCTAAATTTTTTTGCACTTAATTGaacttaaactcaaaaaaaaaaaaaaggaatgaagAAAACGGTGGTTTAAATAAACAGGGAAGAAGTGAGAAGGAGAAGACAAGTGGGGAATGAAGGATGGAAATAAACTTGCAATTCTCTTTGCTACTGTTGTTGGCAACATCCCTTCACCTTCAATTACACTACGTATCAGGTACCATCCCTAATCTTTCTAGCTTTTGCGTAACCAAAAGTCAAGCCCTAGATACAAACTATCCTTAATTTTTTACCTTTTTAATCTTGTTCAGATTATTTTCTTGACTTAATAAATGAATGATTGTAGTAAGGAAATCCTATTCAATTTGGCAGTTAATTTGCTGATCGAGCTATATTGGGTTGTGAATATTTTGATAACCTGGTAAATGTTTTGGATATATTTACTTCCAATTTATAGTGGTGGATTAGTTTAATGGTAACTGAGTAGAGTGTAGAGTCCGATTTTTTCTTGATGTGATTTACTCTTAACGAGTATTTCTTAGTAGGATAAATGGTTCTCTTTTTTGGTTTTTCTTGGGTGGTAAAAGTAAAATATTAAATTCTTCTATTTTGCTTTTCACACTgatctctttcttttttgttttgttcaaCTATCTAATATATTTAGTGTTTTCTGAGAATGCAAAAGTTGAGCTATTCATAGCACACCTCTTATACCTGGGTGCAGAACTTTGGGATATGGGGCTCAAATTTGATTAGTAGTATGTGAGTATGTTAGTCTAATAAAAAAGTATATATCTAGTCATTAATTTTCACCTTTGCACACAAATCAGAATATGAACATAGTTAATTCTTTTTCCATCTGATAGGCATTAGGCCGGTATACTGATACACAATCAAATTCACAACATTCAAGCTTTAGCTGCAATTCATATCATTATTAGTGAATTAAAAAGAAGTGCCTGGCATGTGGCAGTGTTCTGTGGTCCTAGATCATGTGATATTCATTAACGGTGTCAAAGAAGTCGTGCAAAAACTGATTGAAGCATCAAATAGAGGTGGAATTTCCCTCCATGCTAGAGTCAGATGGGTAATGGGAGGTTTAACAATATCCAGAAATATCGTGCAGAGAGAGATAAGAGGAGATGCAGATGCATTCTAGGAGTTAGAAATTATATTTTCAGCTAACAGGATTGCTTTCATGTTGGAATTTACGTGAAATATGAACCGTAACATTCCTGTTTTTAAGTAAGATGCTTATTATAGAAGAATCAATACAGACAGGTCTTAACTTTGCAAAATAAATATTCAACACCTTTTATCGGAATGGAAGACAAAGTGTATGTGCAGTTGGTCACTGATCTTGTATTATAGataataaggattttttttttgggtaggaATTTGAGGCTAGACGTATCAACATCACCTAACATATCTAATACAAGTGTTATACTTCCGCTAGCCAGCAAAAGAAAGAAGCACTATTGTGTTATGCAAGTCCCCAGAACTTCATTTGGTTTGGGGGGAGTGAGTGGGTGAGCGTGGGCATTAGTATGCTCTTTTCCTCAAAAGATTGCTTTTATCATCTATACATCTAGTTATTGACTTATTGGTTTTGTGCAGAGGTATAGAAAGATATAAACTGTTTCTCATCTTCCAAAGTGGATTTTTATTTTCACTGGAATGATGTTTGAAACACCTACTTGTGTTATTCTTTATTCGACCTTCTAATTTCCAGTTTGCCAAGAGATTCCTTTGATCAGCGCTGGACTAAGCTAAAGATATCATAGACACTCATAAATGCACCGTTGTTTTATATGCCTAGCAGCTGTAGGAGCTCTACTGTTGATTGCACGTCTTTGGAAAGTGGGCTTTTGGGGCTCAATGCAGGTCCAAAATTTGGAATTAGAGGGTTCTTTTGTGATAAGTTAGAGATTGGTCGATAGTATCTGTGACAAATTGTCTGTTTGGTTCGTTTAGGAATTTTTCCATTTTCATTTATTgaggagtcttttctttatcagtCTTAACGAGAAAAAAAGAGGACTCTAAGACTCTTGAAGTTGCACAGTTCCTCACCTGTATATGAGAACTTTCTTTGACGATAAAAGTCAATTGCCTTGGCACTTCCTTTTGGGACTATTAGCTATAACATAGGAAAAAAACATGCATTATTGGAATTGCAGAGAATTAATTTTGTAAAGTTGTGGTTTTCTTGTCTTATTCGGGCAACACCAATTTTTTTGTTAAATTGGTAACTTAGGGATGTCATCAAAGTTCTTCGTGGCAATTTATCGGGTGAGGAAGAAGGATCGCCGCATGATATTCAGTGACTTAGGTAAAACATATTGTAATGTCAAGCAAAGTCCTATGGTGGGTGTTGGAGAAAAAAAGAATGCATATTAATATGTAACGCCATAAAGTAAATGTATGAAGGTGCTGCCACTTATGTGAGAACAGTGGTAGGAGATAAAAAGGAGTTTTCCCTTACTGTGGGTGATCCAGGATTTGTTTTGTGCCGTATTTGTTTACCTTAGTTATGGAGGATCTAACTAAATTTGATGGTGTAAGCTATTTGCAGACAATATTGTGTTAATTGACAAAACTAGTGAGGATATCAACCACAAGTTTGAACTATGGAGAAGCACTCTAAAGATAAAGGTGTTGAGATAAGTAGATTAAAATTGAATATATGCCAGCATAATAAGAGTGGAATACAGTGAGATTAGATGGATTCGCAGTGCGTAATGCAAACAATTCAAATACCTAAGCTTGATCCAATATAAAGGAATGATAGATGAAGATATAATAAGGGAAAGTGTTAGTGTGCTACCGAAGTATTATGCAAAGGATGATATAGTAGTAAATGCTGAGCCTCTAAGGTCCAACATATCAACAAGATGATATGCCACAAATATGTGAATACTAACATGGATGTACGGTTATACAATATTAGACAAGATAAAATGATTCGATAGCATGTGCAAGTTGCACACCTAGAGGATACAATTAGAGAGGTCGCTGGAGATGGTTGTGCTCATGTCCTACATCTACTACAAGATGTACTTGTCCCTGGGTGTGAAACATTGTGATTGAATGTGTTAAAATGAGACGAGGTAGACCTAAAATTACGTGGAAGAAAGTTGTATCGAAAGACTTACAATCTCTTGAAACCCACATAGACTTAGCGAGAAATAGAGATAGTGGAAAAAATAGATCCATATAGGCGATACTGGTTAGTTTGCATTAAAATCATGTTGGTATGCTTACTTTAGGTTTATTAGCAGTCTTTCATCTTGTTAGATATCAGTATGCCAACAGCAAGTGTAGAGACTCTTTATTGTTAGAGAGCATAAATTATTGAATATTGGATTGAGAAGGTTCTAGCGGAGCGACATCAATGATGATTCATATTTCCGACT
The sequence above is a segment of the Lycium barbarum isolate Lr01 chromosome 6, ASM1917538v2, whole genome shotgun sequence genome. Coding sequences within it:
- the LOC132645977 gene encoding dormancy-associated protein homolog 3 isoform X1, whose translation is MSLLDKLWDDTVAGPRPDSGLGKLRKYSTFSPRSSNSGKESEVSTPRSFTDEASEDAVKVTRSIMIVKPSGSQNRDSPPVSPAGTTPPVSPFAGKVSFFGVRQGETHIGSAGDQHRSHTRMPMGLDPEALVLLTTCEI
- the LOC132645977 gene encoding dormancy-associated protein homolog 3 isoform X2 — its product is MSLLDKLWDDTVAGPRPDSGLGKLRKYSTFSPRSSNSGKESEVSTPRSFTDEASEDAVKVTRSIMIVKPSGSQNRDSPPVSPAGTTPPVSPFAGSAGRDAYRFRRRSASFAYENANGVGPRSPRPPYDL